The proteins below come from a single Marinobacter bohaiensis genomic window:
- a CDS encoding GFA family protein: MEHLLPLEGECRCGKVGIRVDAPPILTMACHCTGCQKMSASAYSLTAAIPRDAFSVTRGDPVIGGLRGPDARHFFCPDCMTWMFTRLDAALPFVNVRPTLLDDCSWFVPFIETYTSEKLPWTSTPATHSFEAFPPPESFESLAGEYAQSIRRY, translated from the coding sequence ATGGAGCACTTACTACCTCTCGAAGGCGAATGCCGATGCGGCAAGGTGGGCATCCGTGTCGATGCGCCGCCGATCCTGACCATGGCCTGCCATTGCACCGGGTGCCAGAAGATGAGTGCCAGCGCGTACTCGCTGACGGCGGCCATTCCTCGCGATGCGTTTTCCGTGACACGCGGCGATCCCGTCATCGGCGGCCTCCGCGGCCCGGATGCCCGGCACTTCTTCTGCCCGGATTGCATGACCTGGATGTTCACCCGGCTCGATGCCGCCCTGCCCTTCGTGAACGTCCGCCCGACCCTGCTGGATGACTGCAGTTGGTTCGTTCCGTTTATCGAAACCTACACCTCCGAGAAATTGCCCTGGACGAGCACTCCGGCTACCCATAGTTTTGAGGCATTTCCGCCGCCCGAATCCTTCGAAAGCCTCGCGGGGGAGTACGCGCAGAGTATCCGGCGGTATTAG
- a CDS encoding RidA family protein has protein sequence MTQRETIYPAGRHDLYNKHGYSAAIKSGDLLFVSGQVGSRSDASPEPDFEAQVCLAFDNLKATLKAAGCGLEDIVDLTTFHTDPENQFDTVMAVKGDIFPEAPYPNWTALGVNWLAGFDFEIKVIARIPG, from the coding sequence ATGACCCAACGTGAAACCATTTACCCGGCCGGTCGGCATGACCTTTACAACAAGCATGGTTATTCAGCCGCGATCAAATCCGGCGATCTGCTGTTCGTCTCCGGGCAGGTCGGCAGCCGCAGCGACGCCTCACCGGAGCCGGACTTCGAAGCCCAGGTCTGTCTCGCTTTCGACAATCTCAAGGCGACCCTGAAAGCGGCGGGATGCGGGTTGGAGGACATCGTCGACCTGACAACCTTCCACACCGATCCGGAAAACCAGTTCGACACAGTCATGGCCGTGAAAGGCGATATTTTTCCGGAAGCACCGTACCCAAACTGGACCGCGCTCGGCGTGAACTGGCTCGCGGGGTTCGACTTCGAGATCAAGGTGATTGCTCGTATTCCTGGGTGA
- a CDS encoding LysR family transcriptional regulator has product MDRLNAMRAFVRVVETGSFTRAADTLHMSKTSVTQHVQYLEARLRVKLLNRTTRKVNVTAAGATYYDRVVKLLADLDDAETGLSNASALPRGRLRVDVPSPLARLILIPALPGFRAQYPDIQLELGVSDRVVDLIEDGVDCVVRGGEITEASLVARRVGELPIGVYAAPSYLESAGAPEHPQDLATPDHYTVGFTWTSTGFFPSVMRRDGEVVKTQGHHAVAVDDGNAYLAAGVAGLGVLWLPDYMARDPVSRGELVRLFDGWHMDPITLYVAFPSNRYISTKLRVFIDWVADLMAEHAPVATHRARDTGHQ; this is encoded by the coding sequence ATGGATCGGCTCAATGCCATGCGGGCCTTTGTCCGGGTTGTGGAAACGGGCAGCTTTACCAGGGCCGCGGACACGCTCCACATGAGCAAGACCAGCGTGACGCAGCACGTGCAGTACCTGGAGGCACGGCTGCGGGTGAAGCTGCTCAACCGCACCACGCGCAAGGTGAACGTGACGGCCGCCGGTGCCACCTATTACGACCGGGTGGTCAAGCTGCTGGCCGACCTGGACGACGCCGAAACCGGCCTGTCCAACGCCTCGGCGCTGCCCCGGGGCCGGCTGCGCGTGGACGTGCCCAGCCCCCTGGCCCGCCTGATCCTGATTCCGGCACTGCCCGGGTTCCGTGCGCAGTACCCGGACATCCAGCTGGAACTGGGCGTCAGTGACCGGGTGGTGGATCTGATTGAGGACGGGGTGGACTGCGTCGTCCGGGGCGGGGAGATCACCGAGGCCTCGCTGGTGGCCCGCCGGGTGGGCGAATTGCCGATCGGCGTTTACGCGGCGCCGAGCTATCTGGAAAGCGCCGGGGCGCCTGAACACCCGCAGGATCTGGCGACGCCCGATCACTACACCGTGGGGTTCACCTGGACCTCCACCGGCTTCTTTCCCTCGGTGATGCGTCGCGACGGCGAAGTGGTCAAAACCCAGGGGCATCACGCTGTCGCCGTCGACGACGGCAACGCCTACCTGGCCGCCGGTGTGGCCGGCCTCGGGGTACTGTGGTTGCCGGACTACATGGCCCGGGACCCCGTCTCGCGGGGCGAACTGGTGCGGTTATTCGATGGCTGGCACATGGACCCGATCACGCTGTACGTGGCGTTTCCGTCCAACCGGTACATCAGTACGAAGCTGCGGGTGTTCATCGACTGGGTCGCCGACCTGATGGCCGAGCATGCGCCTGTTGCGACACACCGTGCGCGGGATACGGGGCACCAGTAA
- a CDS encoding ABC transporter substrate-binding protein, which yields MPVTTPTRPLTSLLILALLLAGPVASAWALDVRVGYIEWQPDPGPVLSTTLHAPDDAGLRGAELGIADNNSTGRFMDQHYTLDSVVADSPEAARQALADMAAAGTGLFVLNVPADLLRSLADAAGDDALVFNAGARDDALRTAECPANLLHTVPSRAMLTDALGQWLSKRQWREVFVIPGPTDADRAWTAAFERAAQRFGLKIVDEKPWTFDADLRRTASAELPRFTQGDDYDVVVVADERGDFGEYVPFNTWLPRPVVGTQGMSPEAWHRSIENWGAGQLQSRFEALTGRSMISDDYAAWAAVRAIGEGVIRTQQASAGELRRYLLSDDFQLGGFKGRKLTFRRWNGQLRQPILLVHPRGLVSLSPQAGFLHPNTELDTLGYDAPESRCRIAD from the coding sequence ATGCCCGTTACTACCCCGACACGGCCGCTTACCTCCCTGCTGATCCTGGCCTTGCTGCTGGCCGGCCCCGTTGCATCGGCCTGGGCCCTGGACGTTCGGGTTGGCTACATCGAATGGCAGCCCGACCCGGGCCCGGTGCTCTCCACCACCCTGCACGCCCCCGACGACGCCGGCCTGCGCGGCGCGGAACTGGGCATCGCCGACAACAATTCCACCGGCCGCTTCATGGACCAGCACTACACCCTGGACAGCGTGGTGGCCGACTCGCCCGAGGCGGCCCGCCAGGCCCTGGCCGACATGGCCGCCGCCGGCACCGGGCTGTTCGTGCTCAACGTGCCCGCCGACCTGCTGCGCTCGCTGGCCGACGCCGCCGGCGACGACGCCCTGGTGTTCAACGCCGGCGCCCGGGACGACGCCCTGCGCACCGCCGAGTGCCCCGCCAACCTGCTGCACACCGTGCCCAGCCGCGCCATGCTCACCGACGCCCTGGGCCAGTGGCTGAGCAAACGCCAGTGGCGCGAGGTGTTCGTGATTCCCGGCCCCACCGACGCCGACCGGGCCTGGACCGCCGCCTTCGAGCGCGCCGCCCAACGCTTCGGCCTGAAGATCGTGGACGAGAAGCCCTGGACCTTCGACGCCGACCTGCGCCGCACCGCCTCCGCCGAGCTGCCCCGCTTCACCCAGGGGGACGACTACGACGTGGTGGTGGTCGCCGACGAGCGCGGCGATTTCGGCGAGTACGTGCCCTTCAACACCTGGCTGCCGCGCCCGGTGGTGGGCACCCAGGGCATGAGCCCGGAGGCCTGGCACCGGTCCATCGAGAACTGGGGCGCCGGCCAGTTGCAGAGCCGCTTCGAGGCGCTCACCGGCCGCTCCATGATCAGCGACGACTACGCCGCCTGGGCCGCCGTGCGCGCCATCGGCGAGGGCGTGATCCGCACCCAGCAGGCGAGCGCCGGCGAGCTGCGCCGCTACCTGCTGTCCGACGACTTCCAGCTCGGCGGCTTCAAGGGTCGCAAGCTCACCTTCCGCCGCTGGAACGGGCAACTGCGCCAGCCGATCCTGCTGGTGCACCCGCGCGGGCTGGTGTCGCTGTCGCCGCAGGCAGGCTTCCTGCACCCCAACACCGAACTGGACACCCTCGGCTACGACGCGCCCGAAAGCCGCTGCCGGATCGCCGATTAA
- a CDS encoding aldo/keto reductase family oxidoreductase — MRSIHREASNLSYSSEFRLGERPVKRLGYGAMQLAGPGVFGPPEDPEAAKAVLREVTANGVNHIDTSDFYGPHVTNRLIREALHPYTDDLTIVTKVGARRDAEGQWLPAFSREELVQAVHDNLENLGVDTLDVVNLRAMFSAQGPAEGSLEAPFTVLAELQQQGLIRHLGLSNVTPGQVEEARRIAPIVCVQNHYNLAHRDDDGLIDTLASEQIAYVPFFPLGGFSPLQSSILDDVATSLDAKPMQVALAWLLRRSPNILLIPGTSSVAHLRENLAAAELTLPESAMAELELVVM; from the coding sequence ATGCGTTCTATTCATCGTGAAGCGTCCAATTTGAGTTACAGCAGCGAGTTCAGGCTGGGCGAGCGCCCTGTTAAACGGTTGGGGTACGGCGCCATGCAATTGGCTGGGCCTGGCGTATTCGGTCCGCCGGAAGATCCAGAGGCAGCAAAAGCTGTGCTCCGCGAAGTGACTGCCAATGGCGTGAACCACATCGATACGTCCGACTTCTACGGACCGCACGTCACCAACCGGCTCATTCGCGAGGCACTGCATCCTTACACAGACGATCTGACAATCGTCACCAAGGTGGGCGCGCGCCGCGACGCCGAAGGCCAGTGGCTGCCGGCTTTTTCCCGGGAGGAACTGGTCCAGGCGGTGCACGACAACCTGGAGAACCTTGGCGTCGACACCCTGGACGTGGTCAACCTGCGTGCGATGTTTTCCGCACAAGGGCCGGCCGAGGGATCGCTGGAGGCGCCGTTCACCGTGCTGGCGGAATTGCAGCAGCAGGGATTGATCCGCCACTTGGGACTGAGCAACGTCACGCCGGGGCAGGTGGAAGAAGCGCGCCGCATTGCACCCATCGTCTGTGTGCAGAACCACTACAACCTAGCGCACCGGGATGACGATGGGCTGATCGATACCCTCGCGAGCGAGCAGATCGCCTACGTGCCCTTTTTCCCCTTAGGCGGCTTCTCGCCCCTGCAGTCATCCATTCTCGATGACGTCGCAACAAGCCTGGATGCCAAGCCCATGCAGGTTGCGCTAGCCTGGCTGCTGCGCCGTTCGCCAAACATCCTGCTGATTCCCGGGACCTCATCGGTCGCCCACCTGCGGGAGAACCTGGCGGCTGCAGAACTGACGTTGCCGGAATCAGCCATGGCTGAGCTGGAGCTGGTGGTAATGTGA
- a CDS encoding YVTN family beta-propeller repeat protein, giving the protein MNPTRRLLELTLGLTAALLAPAALADLAYVSNEKDNTLSVIDMTSLEVVETIDVGQRPRGILMSKDRTLLYICASDDDTVQVLDLATRKIIDTLPSGEDPEQFALHPNNRHLYISNEDDAIVTIVDVQTKEVLAQIEVGVEPEGMAVSPDGKWAINTTETSNMLHWIDTETMQLADNTMVDQRPRHVEFTDNGSRVWASSEIGGTVTVVDVASRDILKTLTFEIRGVHPDKVQPVGVKLTSDGRYAFVALGPANHVAVVDAQTFEILDYLLVGGRVWHMDLSADESLLLTTNGVTGDVSVIDVADLKVVKSIKVGRYPWGVVVTPEAEGDAPEA; this is encoded by the coding sequence ATGAACCCAACCCGACGCCTGCTGGAACTCACCCTCGGCCTGACCGCCGCCTTGCTGGCCCCCGCCGCCCTCGCGGACCTGGCCTACGTCTCCAACGAGAAGGACAACACCCTGTCGGTGATCGACATGACCAGCCTGGAAGTGGTGGAGACCATCGACGTGGGCCAGCGCCCACGGGGCATCCTCATGTCTAAAGACCGCACGCTGCTGTACATCTGCGCCAGCGACGACGACACGGTGCAGGTGCTGGACCTGGCCACCCGCAAGATCATCGACACCCTGCCCTCCGGCGAGGACCCGGAGCAGTTTGCGCTGCATCCCAACAACCGCCATCTTTATATCTCCAATGAAGACGACGCCATCGTCACCATCGTCGACGTGCAGACCAAGGAAGTGCTGGCGCAGATCGAGGTGGGCGTGGAACCGGAAGGCATGGCGGTCAGCCCGGATGGCAAGTGGGCGATCAACACCACCGAGACCTCCAACATGCTGCACTGGATCGACACCGAGACCATGCAGCTGGCCGACAACACCATGGTCGACCAGCGCCCCCGGCACGTGGAGTTCACCGACAACGGTAGCCGCGTGTGGGCCTCGTCGGAGATCGGCGGCACCGTCACCGTGGTGGACGTCGCCAGCCGCGACATCCTCAAGACCCTGACCTTCGAGATTCGCGGCGTGCATCCGGACAAGGTGCAGCCGGTGGGCGTCAAACTCACGAGTGACGGCCGCTACGCTTTCGTCGCCCTGGGCCCGGCCAACCACGTGGCGGTGGTGGACGCCCAGACCTTCGAGATCCTCGACTACCTGCTGGTGGGCGGGCGCGTCTGGCACATGGACCTAAGCGCCGACGAGTCCCTGCTGCTGACCACCAACGGCGTCACCGGGGACGTGTCGGTGATCGACGTGGCCGACCTCAAGGTCGTCAAATCCATCAAGGTGGGCCGCTACCCCTGGGGCGTGGTGGTCACCCCCGAAGCGGAAGGAGACGCGCCGGAAGCATGA
- a CDS encoding ABC transporter ATP-binding protein → MTIEVDRVSFQYGRRPVLREVSFDLTPGAFHAMLGPNGAGKTTLFGLITRLLALQSGDIRLRGRSLRKQPAAAMQAIGVVFQQNALDMDLTVRQNLMYHAALHGLSRKTARQRCDEELARFELTERGNDAVRQLNGGHRRRVEIARALLHRPGILLLDEPTAGLDIPSRKALNAHVRRLCDDDGLTVLWATHLIEEVERDDRILILHQGQLLADGHGDAICEAQGQPTLADTFQALTGASQP, encoded by the coding sequence ATGACCATCGAAGTGGATCGCGTCAGTTTCCAGTACGGGCGCCGGCCGGTGTTACGCGAGGTCAGCTTCGACCTCACGCCCGGCGCCTTCCACGCCATGCTCGGGCCCAACGGCGCGGGCAAGACCACCCTGTTCGGCCTGATCACCCGCCTGCTGGCCCTGCAGTCCGGCGACATCAGGCTGCGCGGCCGCTCCCTGCGCAAGCAGCCCGCCGCCGCCATGCAGGCCATCGGCGTGGTGTTCCAGCAGAATGCGCTGGACATGGACCTGACCGTGCGCCAGAACCTGATGTACCACGCCGCGCTGCATGGCCTCTCCCGTAAAACCGCCCGCCAACGCTGCGACGAGGAACTGGCCCGCTTCGAGCTGACCGAACGCGGCAACGACGCCGTGCGCCAGCTCAACGGCGGCCACCGCCGACGCGTGGAAATCGCCCGCGCCCTGCTGCACCGCCCCGGCATCCTGCTGCTGGACGAGCCCACCGCCGGCCTCGACATCCCCAGCCGCAAGGCGCTCAACGCCCACGTGCGCCGGCTGTGTGACGACGACGGCCTCACCGTGCTCTGGGCCACCCACCTGATCGAGGAAGTGGAGCGGGACGACCGCATCCTCATCCTGCACCAGGGCCAGCTCCTGGCGGACGGCCACGGCGACGCGATCTGCGAGGCCCAGGGCCAGCCCACCCTGGCGGACACGTTTCAGGCGCTCACCGGCGCCAGCCAACCATGA
- a CDS encoding ABC transporter permease, translated as MRLAQYWHCFLGIQVREWLRFWQQRTRFASALVRPLLWLVVFAAGFRAVLGVSIIPPYATYITYETYIAPGLCGMIILFNSMQGALSMVYDRELGSMRVLLMSPLPRPFLLVTKLLAMGVVSIGQVYVFLFIAYFFDVEPPPLGYLAVFPALLLTALMLGALGLIIATWVKQLENFAGVMNFVIFPMFFLSSALYPLWKMQDASPVLYWICQINPFTHAVEAIRFALYLQWNSVAFGVLVGVTGVLALIATAGFRPQRTRIVGARAAG; from the coding sequence ATGAGACTGGCCCAGTACTGGCATTGTTTCCTCGGCATTCAAGTGCGCGAATGGCTGCGCTTCTGGCAGCAACGCACCCGCTTCGCCAGCGCCCTGGTGCGCCCGCTGCTGTGGCTCGTCGTGTTCGCCGCCGGCTTCCGGGCCGTACTGGGCGTGTCCATCATCCCGCCCTACGCCACCTACATCACCTACGAGACCTACATCGCCCCTGGCCTGTGCGGCATGATCATCCTGTTCAACTCCATGCAGGGCGCCCTGTCCATGGTGTACGACCGGGAACTGGGCAGCATGCGCGTGCTGCTCATGAGCCCCCTGCCCCGGCCCTTCCTGCTGGTTACCAAACTGCTGGCCATGGGCGTGGTGTCCATCGGACAGGTCTACGTGTTCCTGTTTATCGCTTACTTTTTCGACGTCGAGCCCCCGCCCCTGGGCTACCTCGCCGTCTTCCCCGCCCTGCTGCTCACCGCCCTCATGCTCGGCGCCCTCGGCCTCATCATCGCCACCTGGGTGAAACAACTGGAAAACTTCGCCGGCGTGATGAACTTCGTCATCTTCCCCATGTTCTTCTTGTCCTCGGCGCTGTATCCGCTGTGGAAGATGCAGGACGCCAGCCCGGTGCTGTACTGGATCTGCCAGATCAACCCGTTTACCCACGCGGTTGAGGCGATTCGGTTTGCGCTGTATTTGCAGTGGAACTCGGTGGCGTTTGGGGTGTTGGTGGGGGTGACGGGAGTGCTGGCGTTGATTGCAACGGCGGGGTTTCGGCCTCAGAGGACGCGGATTGTTGGGGCTCGGGCGGCGGGTTAA
- a CDS encoding LysR family transcriptional regulator, which yields MKTDLSDLGVVVAVARAGGFRQAARVTGSSPSRLSDAVRRMESSLGIRLFNRSTRSVVPTEAGAMLLSRLGPAMSEIETALDTLNQFRDKPSGTLRLNVPVSAARLVLPAIVPSFLAAYPGIQLEIVAESTVVDVIAAGCDAGIRYDERLEQDMIAVPIGPRTQRFATAAAPALLDRVGRPDHPRDLLDLPCLTGRFSSGISHPWEFERDGETVMIEPRGPLTVSIGSAVELSVQAAIAGTGVIQLFEQWLQPHLESGALEPILEPWWQRFSGPYLYYPGHRLVPAPLRAFIDFVKAQGD from the coding sequence ATGAAGACCGACTTGAGTGATCTGGGCGTTGTGGTGGCCGTGGCAAGGGCGGGCGGCTTTCGGCAGGCAGCGCGGGTAACGGGTAGCAGCCCTTCCCGATTGAGCGATGCGGTGCGGCGGATGGAGTCGTCCCTGGGTATTCGACTCTTTAACCGGTCGACGCGCAGTGTGGTGCCGACAGAGGCAGGTGCAATGCTGCTATCCCGGCTCGGGCCGGCAATGAGCGAGATCGAGACGGCGCTGGATACGCTGAACCAATTCCGGGACAAACCCAGCGGAACACTGCGGCTAAACGTTCCCGTCAGCGCCGCGCGACTGGTATTGCCGGCCATCGTACCGTCTTTCCTGGCGGCATATCCGGGTATCCAACTGGAAATCGTTGCCGAGAGCACTGTGGTCGATGTCATTGCCGCAGGGTGCGACGCCGGCATCCGCTACGACGAACGCCTAGAGCAGGACATGATCGCCGTCCCCATAGGACCGCGCACCCAGCGCTTCGCAACCGCCGCCGCCCCGGCACTCCTGGATCGCGTTGGTCGACCGGATCACCCGCGGGACTTGCTCGACCTCCCCTGCCTGACGGGTCGCTTCAGCTCCGGCATCTCGCATCCCTGGGAGTTCGAGCGAGACGGCGAAACCGTGATGATCGAGCCCCGGGGCCCCCTGACCGTAAGCATCGGGAGCGCCGTCGAACTCTCGGTACAGGCAGCGATCGCCGGAACGGGGGTCATCCAGTTATTCGAGCAGTGGCTGCAACCGCACCTCGAGAGCGGCGCCCTCGAGCCGATCCTTGAACCCTGGTGGCAGCGTTTTTCCGGGCCTTACCTCTACTATCCCGGTCACCGTCTCGTGCCAGCGCCCCTTCGCGCATTTATCGATTTCGTGAAGGCGCAGGGTGATTGA
- a CDS encoding c-type cytochrome: MTISLLCTPLQAADQEAGKTLYSNNCAQCHGPTAKGMASFPSLTGRDANYLKSRLETYRAGERVGANSALMIPNARDLSDEDIANLSEFISQNFE, translated from the coding sequence ATGACCATATCGTTGCTCTGCACACCTCTGCAGGCGGCGGACCAAGAGGCAGGCAAAACATTGTATTCGAATAATTGTGCCCAGTGTCACGGCCCCACGGCCAAAGGCATGGCCAGTTTTCCATCCCTTACAGGTCGTGACGCGAACTACCTTAAATCCCGTCTTGAAACCTACAGAGCCGGCGAGAGGGTGGGCGCAAACTCCGCGCTGATGATTCCGAATGCGCGAGATTTGAGTGATGAGGATATAGCTAACCTTTCAGAATTCATTTCCCAGAACTTTGAGTAG
- a CDS encoding PQQ-dependent sugar dehydrogenase, with amino-acid sequence MKKSSSIRYVGVVAASSVLFGLPMSLQAQAPQISQTVFMEGLENPWDMAFLSDGTMFFTEKCKGLSVRLPDGTVNNLLGMGGTEGYSVTADDLFCNGQAGMNGVALDPNFDSNRTVFVYSASRMGDDPATNRVVRLSVSDDFSSVSNRTDIVENIPYKQAPTDHPFGDAGAHNGGRIRFNPGDGFLYVTTGDNHNSSLPQFGDNLGSKVLRIDRDGKAAPMNVDALPDGFDARTFTYGHRNVQGIAFHPQTHQPIITEHGPWHTDEVNALVPGGNSGWDPRPNMAGRDDCPDNYCGYQPNQNEGMDPEERRKYMPMTDYETYPDAMRPLWTNDNYSQGISSAAFLEGEQWGDWNGRLVVSFLGIGFGGTPVGQRINVIDLMPWGPTIMDNKEMPLSAGPARFRSLVMGPDGSLYAAVDEGQIHRFTAE; translated from the coding sequence ATGAAAAAATCCTCCTCCATACGTTATGTGGGTGTCGTGGCAGCCTCGTCGGTGTTGTTCGGTTTGCCGATGAGCCTACAGGCCCAGGCGCCCCAAATCAGCCAGACTGTGTTCATGGAAGGCCTCGAAAACCCCTGGGATATGGCCTTCCTGTCCGATGGAACCATGTTTTTTACTGAAAAGTGTAAAGGCCTCTCGGTCCGACTCCCGGATGGCACGGTCAATAACCTGCTAGGCATGGGAGGCACCGAGGGCTATTCCGTGACCGCCGACGATCTGTTCTGTAACGGACAAGCGGGCATGAATGGTGTGGCTCTCGACCCCAACTTCGACAGCAACAGAACTGTCTTTGTTTATTCCGCCTCCCGTATGGGCGACGATCCTGCAACGAACCGTGTGGTACGACTGTCTGTCAGCGATGATTTTTCCAGTGTCTCTAACCGTACAGACATCGTTGAGAACATTCCGTATAAGCAGGCTCCCACCGATCACCCCTTCGGTGACGCCGGAGCCCATAATGGAGGGCGCATCCGCTTTAATCCGGGTGATGGTTTCCTCTACGTGACCACAGGTGACAACCACAACAGCAGCCTGCCGCAATTCGGAGACAATCTTGGCTCCAAGGTTCTGCGCATTGACCGTGATGGCAAGGCAGCTCCGATGAATGTTGACGCGTTACCTGATGGGTTCGACGCTCGCACTTTCACCTACGGCCACCGCAACGTTCAGGGCATTGCATTTCATCCGCAAACTCATCAGCCAATTATCACCGAGCATGGTCCATGGCATACCGATGAAGTAAATGCCCTGGTGCCCGGTGGAAATAGTGGGTGGGACCCCCGACCTAACATGGCGGGGCGTGATGATTGTCCTGACAACTACTGTGGCTATCAGCCAAACCAGAACGAAGGCATGGACCCTGAAGAAAGAAGGAAATACATGCCGATGACCGATTATGAAACCTACCCGGATGCCATGAGGCCACTGTGGACCAACGACAATTACTCTCAGGGCATCAGCAGTGCGGCTTTCCTGGAGGGTGAGCAGTGGGGTGACTGGAATGGTCGCCTGGTTGTCAGTTTCCTGGGCATTGGCTTTGGTGGTACGCCGGTGGGCCAGCGTATTAACGTCATCGACCTGATGCCATGGGGGCCAACCATCATGGATAACAAAGAGATGCCTCTTTCAGCCGGCCCGGCCCGTTTCCGTAGCTTGGTGATGGGGCCGGACGGTTCTCTCTATGCCGCGGTTGATGAAGGTCAGATTCATCGTTTTACCGCAGAGTAA